TTTCCATCAATTCCTTAAATCCTATCGAACTACCAATCTTCTTCGTATCCACCAAAAACAATTGATCTTCAATCTCCTTCGTCACCTCATCTGTCTGATACACCATCTCACAATCCGAACAAACAACTGCAGGTGCCTCCGTAATCTCAATTGCTCTTGTCCCATCAGGCAACTCCCAATAAACGGTCCCGCTACCTATTGTCGCCTCAGCCCCACACCACTCGCAAGTTATTTCCCTACTCATTAGCAGTCGGCCTTTCAGAGTACTTCTTCTGTTCTACCTTAAATTTCTTTTCCTTCATCTCATCTCGTTTATCTCGTTTATCTTTTAGGGAAGAATGGGTCGGATCCTCCTGATACTTTTCTCTTCGATCTAGTCGCTGTAAATCTTCTGGCACCAGATTAAACTTCTGGTCGTTCATGACACCAGCAATCCCTATATTAGACTTATATTTTTCATAATCAGGATAAACCCCTTTGAAATAATCATCTGCCGTACCTGCCACGTAGTTCTGTGGTTCTGGATAAGAAGTTATTACTCCTTCAAAATTCCTCAACACCACTTTATCCGCACTCTGTGAAATCAAATAATTAGGCTGTAAAGAAATCTTTCCACCACCTCCAGGACTATCGACAACGAAGGTCGGGACTGCATAACCAGACGTGTGCCCTCTAAGGCCTTCCATAATTTCTAATCCCTTTGAGACAGGTGCTCTAAAATGTCCAATTCCCTCTGATAGGTCACACTGGTATATATAGTAAGGTCTTACTCTGATTTTTACTAAATCATGCATGAGCTTTTTCATGATCGGGACACTATCGTTTATCCCTGCCAAGATTACGGACTGATTTCCAACTGGCACACCCGCATTTACTAGCATCTCACAGGCTTTTTTTGATTCCTCAGTAATTTCGATGGATGTATTGAAATGTGTATTAAGCCAGACTGGATGGTATTTCTTGAGTATTTCACAGAGCTTTTCGGTAATTCTTTGTGGAAACACGACCGGTGCTCGAGTGCCAATTCGAATGATTTCTACATGGGGAATATCACGTAAATTTTTCAAGACGTATTCTAGAATTTGATCATTAATTAATAAACCGTCTCCACCCGAAATAAGTACATCTCGTACATCAGGGTTGCTCTTAATATAGGCAATTGCTTGGTCCAATTGTTTCTTTGGTACACCCATGCCTATTTGTCCCGAGAACCTTCTTCTTGTACAATATCTGCAGTACATGGAACACTGATTGGTTACTAGAAATAAAACACGATCTGGATAACGATGTGTCAATCCAGGAGTAGGAGAATCTTCATCCTCATGAAGTGGATCTTCTAAGTCATATTTGGTTTTCATGATTTCCTTCGAAAGAGGCACGGACTGCATGCGAATTGGACATCTTGGATCTTGTGGATTCATTAGTGAAGCATAATAGGGAGTAATATTAAGCGGTATTGTTTTGGTGGCAATTTTAACACCCTCTTCCTCTTCAGGTGTTAGATCAATTACCTTTCGTAAATCATCCAAGGTTCGGATTGTATTCGTTAATTGCCACAACCAATCATTCCATTGTTCCTCAGTGACACCCTTCCAGAGTTCTATATCCTTCCAGTGACGACTTGGTTTAAATACATCATGTTTCACGATAAACCCTCCTTTTTACTAACTTTACATAAGTATATGTGAGGGACATCTAAACGGTTATCACGATGTAAACGTTTTCAATTAAGAAAAGCATAAGCGCCCCGACAAGCAAATGTTCCTGGAAGAAAAAAGGGTGTCTTCCCTTTTATTCTTCGGGGGTTATTTGACCTAGGAAAAAAGTGTATTTCCTTTTTTCCCTCGAGGGGCTGGGGGCTGGAGCTAAATAAAGACAATTTTTTAAGATTTTGTGCTCAAAGCAGGATCCTGCACAAATTCATCACTTTCCTCCTAGGATAAATCCTTTACCCATACATTCATATCCTCTAATTTATCAAATATATAACAGTTTTTCGTCATTCTGCCTTTATATTTATATTCTAATTGGTGTAGGGCCTGGTTCATTCCATAAGATAAGGCACGGGCCATAGAGTATACACAAAAAACCCTGTTTTTTCGAAGTTCACCTTCAAGACTGACAATTAGATGCTTCATTAAACCATGCTTCCGGTGCTCTGATATAGTCGCACAGTCTGATATTTCAGCATTATAATAAGGTCGATCTATATAAGCAGAGGCTGTACTCACAATAGTTCCTTTATATTCAATTATATGAAAAATGGCATTACTTTTCATTAAGCTTTGAATATACATGGGGTCATTTAAAGGGGTGGGATAAATTTCGAAAACTTCACTGTAAAGCTCCGATAATCTTTCAGCATCTGTAGGGACTGCTTTTCTTAGTTCATAATCCTGAGGAAGTTGTTTTTGCATGGTATTATTTGTTGGGTTTAGCACCTTGTGCAAAATTTCATCCTCTTTGACC
The Bacillus mesophilus genome window above contains:
- the ablA gene encoding lysine 2,3-aminomutase; this encodes MKHDVFKPSRHWKDIELWKGVTEEQWNDWLWQLTNTIRTLDDLRKVIDLTPEEEEGVKIATKTIPLNITPYYASLMNPQDPRCPIRMQSVPLSKEIMKTKYDLEDPLHEDEDSPTPGLTHRYPDRVLFLVTNQCSMYCRYCTRRRFSGQIGMGVPKKQLDQAIAYIKSNPDVRDVLISGGDGLLINDQILEYVLKNLRDIPHVEIIRIGTRAPVVFPQRITEKLCEILKKYHPVWLNTHFNTSIEITEESKKACEMLVNAGVPVGNQSVILAGINDSVPIMKKLMHDLVKIRVRPYYIYQCDLSEGIGHFRAPVSKGLEIMEGLRGHTSGYAVPTFVVDSPGGGGKISLQPNYLISQSADKVVLRNFEGVITSYPEPQNYVAGTADDYFKGVYPDYEKYKSNIGIAGVMNDQKFNLVPEDLQRLDRREKYQEDPTHSSLKDKRDKRDEMKEKKFKVEQKKYSERPTANE
- a CDS encoding YokU family protein, which gives rise to MSREITCEWCGAEATIGSGTVYWELPDGTRAIEITEAPAVVCSDCEMVYQTDEVTKEIEDQLFLVDTKKIGSSIGFKELMEMPRLLKRNYFDFSS
- the ablB gene encoding putative beta-lysine N-acetyltransferase, yielding METPSFYEEQKIEKDSYYLFACFDHFNARLRIMDYRGNLMDIVNDVIDLSTNHNYTKAIIYSRREHVHVFVEKGFLLEAIFEGYFHGSHAYALTMYFDPDRKYNESWVKEDEILHKVLNPTNNTMQKQLPQDYELRKAVPTDAERLSELYSEVFEIYPTPLNDPMYIQSLMKSNAIFHIIEYKGTIVSTASAYIDRPYYNAEISDCATISEHRKHGLMKHLIVSLEGELRKNRVFCVYSMARALSYGMNQALHQLEYKYKGRMTKNCYIFDKLEDMNVWVKDLS